The following coding sequences lie in one Rhodohalobacter barkolensis genomic window:
- a CDS encoding sulfite exporter TauE/SafE family protein encodes MFILLLLLGLVAGVMAGFFGVGGGLLFSPILFFLFTSLGVSSPVSWTVGSSLFCTFTAAVSSSIQQKNNKNSYWREGIIIGLFGSLGVYFGKEIVTSSYYTEDVFVSFFVILLVFVSILFYRRSKSNVTLQLKAKKTGWLKQLGAGGLGGLIAALAGVGGGIVLVPIMNLWYRLSIAKAVSISSLAIVLISLSGWLQYALASNAPEGITSFTLGYVDFGTSLPLVMGAFVGGFFGVKLNKKASADRVQLGFSILVIAIAISMIAKLI; translated from the coding sequence ATGTTTATTCTACTACTGCTACTGGGTTTGGTTGCCGGTGTGATGGCCGGTTTTTTTGGAGTAGGCGGCGGATTGCTATTCTCTCCAATTCTATTCTTTCTATTTACATCATTGGGAGTAAGTTCTCCTGTATCCTGGACAGTAGGTAGCTCACTTTTCTGTACGTTTACGGCTGCGGTAAGCAGTAGTATTCAGCAGAAGAACAATAAAAATTCCTATTGGAGAGAGGGAATTATTATCGGGTTGTTCGGTTCTCTGGGCGTCTATTTTGGTAAAGAAATCGTTACGAGCAGTTATTACACAGAAGATGTCTTTGTTTCATTTTTTGTAATTCTGTTGGTCTTTGTATCCATTCTGTTTTACAGAAGAAGTAAGTCTAATGTAACTCTTCAGCTGAAAGCAAAAAAAACAGGGTGGTTAAAGCAGTTGGGAGCCGGGGGTTTGGGAGGATTGATAGCTGCCCTTGCAGGTGTGGGTGGAGGCATTGTACTTGTTCCCATTATGAACCTGTGGTACCGTTTATCCATTGCGAAAGCGGTGAGTATCTCCTCGCTGGCCATTGTATTGATTTCACTTTCCGGATGGTTACAATATGCATTGGCCTCAAATGCTCCTGAAGGAATCACATCATTTACCCTGGGTTATGTAGATTTTGGGACAAGCTTGCCACTTGTGATGGGAGCATTCGTAGGCGGATTTTTTGGAGTGAAGCTAAATAAAAAAGCCTCGGCCGACAGGGTACAGTTGGGTTTTTCAATTCTGGTCATTGCCATCGCCATATCTATGATTGCTAAGCTTATTTGA
- a CDS encoding PhzF family phenazine biosynthesis protein, translating to MKIFQIDAFTDQVFSGNPAAVVPLEKWPGVDTMQAIASENNLSETAFYTPESDGSFKIRWFTPTTEVDLCGHATLATAHVLFNHQGFKEKTIRFASKSGLLTVEKREGLYWMNFPSQPPKPIPVPKLIPDALGTIPIYTGMNVDLLILVNDEETVAKMKPDLLILERMEARGIIVTAPGENEDFVSRFFAPAVGVPEDPVTGSAHTVLTPFWAKRLSKNNLKARQLSKRGGAIQCKMLGDRVEIGGSAVTYMTGKIEL from the coding sequence ATGAAAATTTTTCAGATTGACGCCTTTACAGATCAAGTATTTTCCGGTAACCCTGCAGCCGTTGTTCCGCTTGAAAAATGGCCGGGTGTTGATACAATGCAGGCCATAGCGTCAGAAAATAACTTATCAGAAACAGCATTTTATACTCCTGAGAGTGATGGGTCTTTTAAAATACGTTGGTTTACACCCACTACCGAAGTGGACCTGTGCGGACATGCTACACTCGCAACAGCTCACGTTCTGTTTAATCATCAGGGGTTTAAAGAGAAAACAATTCGGTTTGCGTCAAAAAGTGGTTTACTAACTGTAGAAAAAAGAGAGGGACTCTATTGGATGAATTTCCCTTCTCAGCCTCCTAAACCAATTCCGGTTCCTAAACTTATACCGGATGCCCTCGGTACCATTCCGATCTATACCGGTATGAATGTGGATCTCCTGATTTTGGTGAACGATGAGGAGACGGTAGCCAAAATGAAGCCGGACCTGCTGATTCTGGAAAGGATGGAAGCGAGGGGGATTATTGTAACTGCACCCGGAGAAAACGAAGATTTTGTAAGCCGGTTTTTTGCACCTGCCGTTGGAGTGCCCGAAGACCCGGTGACAGGCTCCGCACATACCGTACTCACTCCATTTTGGGCAAAACGTTTATCTAAGAACAATTTGAAAGCCCGGCAACTGTCTAAACGAGGCGGTGCAATTCAGTGTAAAATGTTAGGTGACAGAGTTGAAATTGGGGGTTCAGCTGTGACCTATATGACTGGTAAAATAGAGCTGTAA
- a CDS encoding tetratricopeptide repeat protein, which yields MNCRHCFVAVTFLLVGISPHIIEAQTPILIENEEFKGDAQTAIDSLYNRNPDSAREILNPWMEQFPDHPLWTLWNGMELWWSVLNDLHNEQYDDEFFHVMRRADYEASQLLRNHRDHPDALIIRAIANGYTARHHSNREEWLTAANIGRRAYQAYSRLMEVLPSLPDNDFAEGMKRYYAAYIPENYPAVRAVSWFLPDGNREEGLELLQVASEEGVFARPEATYFLGNILLNYEGDYEKALLYFRQLVDQYPSNSYFRRLYVRTLHELKRYEELIVFSTESIEYMNDDSLPENMILLEEIYYWKGISQYQTGDMQNAIESFTQSYRIGQQLPNPDKRPIQALSAYHAGRTSERLNDVSQAEHFYEIVLNHDNSEEAKKRAKKRLEALQ from the coding sequence ATGAATTGTCGCCACTGTTTTGTAGCCGTGACCTTCCTCCTGGTTGGGATAAGTCCACATATAATAGAGGCACAGACTCCCATCTTAATTGAAAATGAAGAATTTAAAGGGGATGCCCAGACTGCAATTGATTCCCTTTATAATCGGAACCCCGATAGTGCAAGAGAGATTTTAAATCCATGGATGGAGCAGTTCCCCGACCATCCGCTCTGGACTTTGTGGAACGGGATGGAGCTCTGGTGGTCGGTTTTAAACGACCTGCACAATGAGCAGTATGATGATGAATTTTTTCATGTGATGAGGCGGGCAGATTATGAAGCTTCTCAACTTCTTCGAAACCATCGGGATCATCCCGATGCGCTAATTATCCGGGCAATTGCCAATGGATACACTGCGCGTCACCACTCAAATCGAGAAGAGTGGCTTACCGCCGCAAATATTGGAAGAAGGGCTTATCAGGCCTACTCCCGGCTTATGGAAGTTTTACCATCACTGCCTGATAACGATTTTGCAGAAGGAATGAAGCGATACTACGCTGCTTATATACCCGAGAATTATCCTGCTGTCAGGGCTGTATCCTGGTTCTTGCCGGATGGTAATCGAGAGGAGGGCCTGGAGCTTCTGCAAGTTGCCTCTGAAGAGGGAGTTTTTGCAAGACCGGAAGCGACCTATTTTTTAGGCAACATACTGTTAAACTATGAAGGTGATTATGAAAAGGCACTTCTCTATTTCAGACAACTGGTGGATCAATATCCGAGTAACAGCTATTTCCGCCGACTTTATGTACGAACATTACACGAGTTGAAACGGTATGAGGAGCTCATTGTTTTTTCTACGGAATCGATTGAGTACATGAATGATGACTCCCTCCCGGAAAACATGATTTTACTCGAAGAGATTTACTATTGGAAGGGAATTTCTCAATATCAGACAGGTGATATGCAGAATGCCATTGAATCGTTTACTCAATCTTACCGGATTGGCCAGCAACTGCCAAATCCAGATAAGCGCCCCATTCAGGCACTTTCAGCATATCATGCGGGCAGAACGAGCGAAAGACTGAATGATGTGTCACAAGCTGAACACTTTTATGAAATTGTGTTAAATCATGATAATAGCGAAGAGGCTAAAAAACGGGCAAAAAAACGTTTAGAGGCACTTCAGTAG
- a CDS encoding alpha/beta hydrolase family protein, translated as MKTNSVIKESGSIPSSENLPIYYDLYTPSVSVATVQPLIIFVHGFKGFKDWGAFPDACEELSRAGFAVLAMNFSLNGVGENMLDFDQLDLFERETLSQDLDDIGRVIEAVKSKEIASDKAQLDSDRMGIFGHSRGGHTAIAAAAEYSEIMSLVTWSAVADYNARWSDQMIEDWKSRGYTEIKNSRTNQIMKIGKVVYEDALANADRLMAIKRVEEIHIPALFIAGKEDEAVPFSDSEKLYRACPSDEKEVRLIEKAGHTFNVSHPFEEENFPDAFNEALDLTEGWFLETLK; from the coding sequence GTGAAAACGAACAGCGTGATAAAAGAATCGGGATCTATACCATCCAGTGAAAATCTGCCGATTTACTACGATCTTTACACGCCCTCAGTATCGGTGGCTACAGTGCAGCCGCTTATCATATTTGTACACGGTTTCAAGGGATTTAAGGACTGGGGCGCATTTCCTGATGCATGCGAGGAACTTTCGAGAGCCGGGTTTGCTGTACTAGCTATGAATTTTTCCCTGAACGGAGTGGGAGAGAACATGCTCGATTTCGATCAGTTAGATCTCTTTGAAAGAGAGACTCTGAGTCAGGATTTGGACGACATAGGACGAGTTATTGAAGCCGTAAAAAGTAAAGAGATTGCATCGGATAAAGCACAGCTCGATTCTGATCGGATGGGGATTTTCGGGCACTCACGCGGCGGGCATACAGCTATAGCTGCAGCTGCAGAGTACAGCGAAATTATGAGTCTTGTAACTTGGAGTGCAGTTGCCGATTACAATGCGCGCTGGAGTGATCAGATGATAGAGGATTGGAAAAGCCGTGGATATACGGAGATTAAAAATTCTCGCACTAATCAAATCATGAAAATTGGTAAGGTGGTGTACGAAGATGCACTGGCAAATGCCGACAGATTGATGGCTATCAAGAGGGTGGAGGAAATTCACATTCCTGCGCTATTTATCGCGGGCAAAGAGGATGAAGCTGTTCCTTTCAGCGACTCCGAGAAGTTGTATCGTGCATGTCCATCGGATGAGAAGGAAGTACGCTTAATAGAAAAAGCAGGCCATACGTTTAATGTATCGCATCCGTTTGAAGAAGAGAACTTTCCGGATGCATTTAATGAAGCGCTGGATTTAACAGAAGGGTGGTTTTTAGAGACCCTTAAATAG
- a CDS encoding pseudouridine synthase, with product MKKKRPSRPDKKSRDSNRDTNRNRKPRKPRKAQKADSSPEMSNRANQGKYLRDEIRLNKYIAHAGFCSRRDADEYIENGKVKINGKVVTELGTKVSTDDKIEVEGQRVSLEPFVYILLNKGKDTISTTDDEKDRNTVLDAVEDATGYRVYPVGRLDRNTMGLIILTNDGDLAHRLMHPSYQVKKTYEVESDRILTDDELTQMVNGIELEDGFIKPHQIKRSNYKPNIITITVFEGRNHLIRRMISFFGADVVRLKRIRYAGLNDKDMRIGRWRYLKQKEINDLRRLVKLDTLDFNREGA from the coding sequence ATGAAGAAGAAACGTCCATCAAGACCCGATAAAAAAAGCCGAGATTCAAATCGGGACACGAACCGTAACAGAAAGCCTAGAAAACCACGCAAGGCCCAAAAAGCCGATTCTTCCCCGGAAATGTCGAATCGCGCCAATCAGGGAAAATACCTGAGGGATGAGATTCGGCTGAATAAATACATAGCACACGCCGGATTCTGTTCCAGAAGAGATGCTGATGAATATATCGAAAATGGTAAAGTGAAGATCAACGGTAAAGTGGTAACTGAGCTGGGGACAAAAGTTTCTACGGACGACAAAATAGAAGTAGAAGGCCAGAGAGTATCACTTGAACCTTTTGTTTACATTCTCCTGAATAAAGGAAAAGATACCATCAGCACTACGGATGATGAGAAAGATCGAAATACCGTACTGGATGCAGTAGAAGATGCCACAGGATATCGTGTGTACCCGGTAGGCCGCTTAGACAGGAATACCATGGGGCTTATTATACTGACCAATGATGGTGATCTGGCTCATCGCCTGATGCATCCAAGCTATCAGGTAAAGAAAACCTACGAAGTAGAAAGCGACCGGATACTGACAGATGATGAGTTGACGCAGATGGTTAATGGAATTGAGCTGGAGGATGGTTTTATCAAACCGCATCAGATCAAAAGAAGTAACTATAAACCTAACATTATAACCATCACGGTATTTGAGGGAAGAAATCACCTGATCCGCAGAATGATTTCATTTTTTGGAGCGGATGTAGTTAGACTGAAACGAATCAGATATGCCGGCTTGAATGATAAAGACATGAGAATTGGTCGCTGGCGATATTTGAAACAGAAAGAGATTAATGACCTTCGAAGACTGGTTAAGCTGGATACGCTCGACTTTAACAGAGAGGGAGCGTGA
- a CDS encoding DUF3240 family protein has protein sequence MKLTELFLVTIVTERILRDDLVDLIRDNGGKGYTITDVEGEGSRGTRVSDFEGKNVKIETVVSREVGNKIIDQIAEHYFENYAVIVYANPVKVVRGDKYI, from the coding sequence ATGAAGTTAACAGAACTGTTTCTGGTTACAATTGTAACGGAGAGAATTTTAAGAGATGATTTAGTAGATCTGATCAGGGATAATGGTGGCAAAGGATATACAATTACCGATGTTGAAGGGGAAGGATCACGTGGAACACGAGTAAGTGACTTTGAGGGTAAAAATGTTAAAATCGAGACTGTGGTAAGTAGAGAAGTGGGTAATAAAATTATTGATCAAATTGCTGAGCACTATTTCGAAAACTATGCAGTTATCGTATATGCGAACCCAGTGAAAGTAGTCAGAGGAGATAAGTATATTTAG
- a CDS encoding sodium-dependent bicarbonate transport family permease: MESLLSNFTSPIVMAFVLGIIAKVVKSDLEFPQPIYKALSIYLLLAIGLKGGVELSTTAFSDFIWPVVATIALGIITPLIAFAVLRYMGKFDISNAAGIAAHYGSVSAVTFIAAISYAESLGESPEGFLPALVALLEVPGIIVALMIPQIINSGSGSIKKALHEVVTGSSIILLLGGLVIGYLAGPVSFEPVAPFFVGGFQGALVLFLLELGMITARRLGDLKKAGLFLLGFGIVVPILFGILAIIVGLWSGLSIAGSSVFAAMVSSGSYIAAPAAVRIALPKASPTLYLTASLGITFPFNITLGIPLYYLIATWFGG; the protein is encoded by the coding sequence ATGGAATCTCTGCTATCAAATTTCACATCACCTATTGTGATGGCTTTTGTTTTGGGAATTATTGCAAAAGTCGTAAAAAGTGATTTAGAATTTCCCCAACCTATTTACAAGGCATTATCGATTTATTTGCTGCTAGCGATCGGTTTAAAAGGAGGGGTAGAACTTAGTACAACGGCATTTTCGGATTTTATCTGGCCGGTTGTAGCAACAATTGCCTTAGGTATTATAACTCCGCTTATAGCTTTTGCAGTTTTGAGATATATGGGTAAGTTCGATATCTCAAATGCGGCCGGAATCGCTGCTCACTACGGATCTGTATCGGCCGTAACCTTCATTGCCGCCATTAGTTATGCCGAAAGTTTAGGGGAATCACCGGAAGGTTTTCTTCCCGCTTTGGTGGCACTTTTAGAGGTTCCGGGTATTATTGTAGCTTTGATGATACCTCAAATTATCAATTCAGGATCCGGATCTATTAAAAAAGCACTTCATGAAGTGGTTACCGGAAGTAGTATTATCTTACTTTTGGGAGGATTGGTTATTGGGTATCTTGCCGGTCCGGTTAGTTTTGAGCCGGTGGCCCCATTTTTTGTGGGTGGTTTTCAAGGGGCTTTAGTACTGTTTCTATTAGAATTGGGAATGATTACAGCTCGCAGGCTCGGAGATCTGAAGAAAGCGGGATTATTCTTGTTGGGATTTGGTATAGTGGTACCTATCCTATTTGGAATTTTAGCAATCATTGTAGGCCTTTGGTCGGGCTTAAGCATAGCCGGCAGTTCTGTTTTTGCTGCAATGGTTTCAAGCGGAAGCTACATTGCTGCGCCGGCTGCTGTCAGAATTGCGTTACCAAAAGCAAGTCCTACGCTTTACCTTACAGCATCACTTGGAATAACTTTTCCTTTTAACATTACCCTGGGTATTCCACTTTACTACTTAATCGCAACTTGGTTTGGAGGTTAA
- a CDS encoding LysR family transcriptional regulator has protein sequence MSYTLHQLDVFASVAKNRSFTKAAKELFMSQPAVSIQVKKLQEHFEIDLVEVIGKQLHLTEAGIELYNSHKKITNELKNLDMALTELKGVMKGKLSIVAVSTAKYFMPYILGEFRNEFPQVQISLKVTDRIEVTSLLKENSCDLAVFSQLPDEMSLEYVEFLSNPLVLAASPKHDIANKKNIQWKELEEFDFLIRETGSGTRLVMENLFNQENINPEIVMELSTNEAVKQAIMAGIGISLVSRYSLINEEKMGKISVLDVEGLPYVNNWKLVYPKGKKLSPVARSFIQFSKTKDIHAIIG, from the coding sequence ATGTCTTACACGCTTCACCAGTTGGACGTTTTTGCATCCGTGGCAAAAAATCGGAGCTTCACCAAAGCGGCAAAAGAGTTATTTATGAGTCAACCGGCCGTTTCAATACAGGTGAAAAAATTACAGGAGCATTTCGAAATTGACCTTGTTGAGGTTATTGGCAAACAGCTCCATTTGACCGAGGCAGGCATTGAACTCTACAACTCGCATAAGAAAATCACAAATGAGCTAAAAAATTTAGATATGGCTCTAACGGAGTTGAAAGGGGTGATGAAAGGTAAATTGAGTATTGTGGCAGTATCGACGGCAAAATATTTCATGCCGTATATTCTTGGAGAGTTTAGAAATGAGTTTCCGCAAGTTCAAATCTCATTAAAAGTAACAGATAGAATTGAGGTTACATCTCTACTAAAAGAAAATAGTTGCGATCTGGCTGTTTTTTCTCAGCTCCCCGATGAAATGTCTCTTGAGTATGTCGAATTTCTGTCAAATCCTTTGGTGCTGGCAGCCTCACCTAAACATGATATTGCCAACAAAAAAAATATTCAATGGAAAGAGCTCGAAGAGTTTGATTTTTTGATTCGTGAAACTGGATCCGGAACACGGTTGGTAATGGAAAACCTGTTTAATCAGGAAAATATTAACCCAGAAATTGTGATGGAGCTGAGTACTAACGAAGCTGTAAAACAGGCAATTATGGCAGGAATCGGAATCTCATTAGTTTCGCGATACAGCCTGATAAACGAAGAAAAGATGGGCAAAATTTCCGTGCTCGACGTCGAAGGACTGCCCTATGTAAATAACTGGAAATTGGTATATCCCAAAGGTAAAAAACTGAGCCCGGTGGCCAGAAGTTTTATACAATTCTCAAAAACGAAAGATATCCACGCAATCATAGGTTAG